The nucleotide sequence gagaaaaaaactgtgagaatctgctgtttgtcattttacatttagtatgaatacacacaaacaaaccctgaAAAGCTTTAGTCTAACCAGCACAAAGATGTGGGCGGGCGGGCGGGGTGATATccgggtgggtgggtgggtacAGTAcagagggtgggggtgggtgtTGCTCAGAGAGACTATGCAGTGGAGTGTTGAACCCAGGCTTCCATGTCCACCTTGggtttttttgctttctttaaataaaaacgagaaaaaccttaaaaaacaacaaacaaaaaaaaaacagctgagatGGGATTCCCAATAATATTCCTCAAAACATGTTGTGCCATCATTGAATcgtactaataataataaaagctgaaaaaaaccTTTATTACCTAGCAACCGCCGGGCCAGTTGtagcaggagaggaggacaggTTAACATTTGCAAAGTCCATGTCTTTATTTTCACAGCTCGTCGCCTCCTCGATAGGCTGAGGGGCAGGGGCGCCCGTGAAAACTGCAAATTTTACACAACTACAATGTTTTTTATAGAGATTCTATCAATCCACAGTGTGTAGTTGGATTCACGTGTAAACCTATTATGCACATTGCTTTGGGAGACTGTTGAAACTATATAATATATGAGAAATATAAACGTACAGTGTCTATAATCAATGAGAGGGCGAAGTCTTCCTCTCGTACAAACAACACAGGAAGtacctttttattttcaaacgTCTTCCTCTGGTCATCAAAGAATTTTATCCTAAACTTCGGGGGAAACTGCACTTTTTGAAGGACAATCTTTATTTGTATGGGTATAAGAATTGACAAAAATGAAGACGCCTGATATTACAAGGTATAGAAAACCAACTCCAGTGTGCTCTAATAATGAATGTCTCCTCTGATGCTGTCTGTCTATTTGGTTTCATTTACTCTTTATTCTCCTTTTGTTGCTTggtttgttatgttttttttttttctccttattttTCTGGATTTTAGTGCTCTTAAGAGAATCTGTACTAAGGTGTAGAGTAGTAGGTAGTAGGTCTTCTGTTGGCTGTACTCGTATACTGATTACTGTTTGTAACCCTCTGGCTCCTGCAGCCAGCATACAAAGCTGTATAACTTGGGTACAACCCTCAATAAAAGACTAACAATGACCGTGGTCACGTCCTGgactctttatttctcttcatcCGCGTGTTGGTAAAAGTAGAAGCATGAATCTGTGACGGCTTTTAACCGATGAGCTGTTTAAAGTCGACCTAAAGTTTCActtccatgtttttgtttcgaGCATAGACTGTAAATCAATATCCCAGTCATGAACTCCACCATCTTGTGGCCTTCGAGCTCAGTAATTCGTAGAAGCAATAGAGGGGATGGAAACTTTAGTTTCGAGCTGTCAAACATGACGTCTCATCTTGTTTTCAAATCAGAACGATTcactttaaatcaaataattagaaccaaactcaaaaataaaaaaaatacatttgaagatCCATGTGTCATAAGAACTCTGTCAATGACAGAAACCTTCTTTTAGAGATATATTTAATGTGTACTTTAACTTCTCACAtcccacccactaacatggaggaggggttTGACAtacaccagggggcaatcccGACGCTTTGGCTCCACTTTTGTGTCGTCTTTGTATGAAGTCTGGTTTTGGTTAAAACCATAAAAGACATAATAAAATAGGTCTGACTGTAAAAACACTGCATCCTACATCATTACCCATAACTCCCACAAATCTTTCAGCAAATGTTCCGTTATTCAGGTGTCCTGCCACCGTCTGTTATTGTCGTTTGGTCTACAGTCACTTTGGACTCATGAGAAGCCAACATCCTTATTACGTATGAAATGGATGATTGTGGGGGAAAGGTAACACAGCAAGAGGGAGAATGGGGAAATTcgttaattttctttttctgttctcGCTGTGTAATTTTTCATGTTGGCTGTTAGTGATTGAGCTGTTTATCATGACAGGTGATACCTGCAGCAATGAATTATGGACAAAAGAAGTGAAGGACGTAAGAATTCACTTCTTAATCCTCTCAGACATGATCAGCTCATTTTTAATGTGTTGGgaaaatgtctttatattttaaacatgttgaAATACAAAAACCAAACTAAAACCTCTTACTCTAAAAATCACATTCTGATTTTAACTTGAGCCTAAGTAGATATGTGCATAAGTTACTTTGCCCCCTGGAGTTGGTAACTGGTGTTTCAGCACAATCAATTAGTGAAAGATTTCAAATATCAGAGCCACAACTCAAACGTACACAACATGTGTCTTTATTGATCTATTCATGAGAAATTATACATCGGAACAACTTGGAGctgaaacagcaacaacaaaatcaaaactGTGATATAACCTTGTGTAATATTTTGTTTTCTCCCCTAAAGCACATGTTCATTAAATACAGTTAAACACGAGACACGGCAGCTGACGCCAATGATGCCGCAACAAACAGAAGAGCTGACGAGGGAGGAAGTGGGAAATGTTTTGGCGCCCGTCTGCTTCACAAGTACTTCCTGTGTGGATCATGTTGGGGTCAACATctctggaagaaaaagaaatgtatacCATTAAattgtgagggagggagggagggagggggtgtgtGTAAGACGAGTGAGGCGTACCGCTGTAGTGACCAATAAGAATTGATTATTCATAAACATCCTTCTTGTCTGCGATGTACTGTACAATCTCCTCAGGAGTCATCAGCTTCTCTGCTTCTGCATCTGGGATTTCAAAGCCtgagaaagaagaaacacacactgagtaaAAGATCCAACAAACACGTCTCTAACTGTTCGGAACTGTGCTTCAGAGCAGATGTTGAGGTTCTGGGGTGAAAACAGGACAAAGAGTTTTCAGACTAATCAAAGAATAAGTAGTTTATTTCTCAGTTTCATTGCTTAGATACAGTTTTTAATGGCCTACTTTTAATTTCCCTTTTCTGAACACAAACTCGCACTGGAAAAGACAATCAGCGGCATCGTACATCGTTACTTTTCAAAGCTCTTGCCTCAACCATCAATTAGTAGATTTCCGTAAAGATTACTGAgcgagcagctgctgcacaaacagaaCGTGAATTAACTCACCAAACTCATCCTCCATGGCCATGATGATCTCCACCTGGTCCAAGCTGTCCAGACCCAGGTCTTTCATGAAGTGGGAGGATGTCATCAGCTGCGGAGCGGAAATCAAAACTTACATTAACAAATACATCATTAGTGACAGAAGACTCAACCACTGTCAGAGCTCAACGTGTCGGTCTGACACACTCACCCTCTCTGGGTTGATCTTGTCGTAGAGCTTGAGCACATACATGACGCGGTCTTTGATGGTCTCTATGGTGAGGGGGGGCATGTCTCCATACTGTCGGCACAAGACGCCCACTGAGGagacctgaggaggaggagagagcgtCTGAGACAGAGCTGACGGGGAAGCGTGAAGACAGGTGTGGGACAAACTGCTGTAGAAACAAGCTGACACCAAACTGTGCTCCATGAGTCGTGCTGACGACAAGTCTGGAAGTAACAGctcataataatatttttattatatagttATTTCCTAAACAACGTTACAAAGTATTTTACAAAGAAGAAACGATGATGGATAAAATAATACACATGGGAAATGAGATGGTTGTCTAACTTTGACATACACAAATTGACACCTGGGAGTTTCTCAAtgatgtgtgtgtagtgtggatgaagttttcctttattttgaCTAATTCAAGAGTTTCTCCTTCATTTAACTATTTTCCTGACTTCAGttgactcacactcacacacaagttTAAATGATCACGTTTCCCAATTACAATAAACACACTAACCCAACAACACACGAACCTCCGCCTGAGGATCACACGTTTTACAATCTGAGCTCTTGTGCTTCATGCAGCAGAACGAACCACACATTGTCTACAGGCGGATGCGTGCCTGTGCAGGATGATTGTAAACTGCAGGAGACACGAGAGAAGCAACACAAACGTGTGTCAATGAACTCAAGTCAACTCTGCTAGCTAGCTCGTTAGCCAACAACAAAACATGGCTGATGTGTGAGCAGAACAACGACACGTTTCCTGGACTAAAGGCTGAATTGGAACCCGGTGGACGATCACCGGTGTGATGATGAAGCGTCTTCACGCCACCGCGGGCTCTGACAGACGAGGTGAGGCGGACACATTTGAAAGGCGTCGGTAGGTCACAGCGTCGCGCGCTAGGCCACGACGGCTCAATGTTACCGGGGGACTCACCGGGCTCTGGCCGAGCCACCGCGTCCTCCGGCTGCCTGCGGCGAAGGAGACGGGTCGGTGGAGGGCTGCTGCGGGGGCGACAGCGGCTCGGACCGCCGGGCTGCCGGAGCAGAGCCGCAGGGAGGGCCGGGCGAGAGAGCGGACACACTGCGTCAGGACACGAGCCGCCATGACGGAGAGAGGTGACTGGAGCTCCCGGCGTGCAACGCGAGGAAGAAACAGGGTCAAGGGCTCCGCAGTGCGCATGCGCACGAAACTgcgtatttatttattctgcggtttttttttattttctttttaggtTTTACTGCGTCATTCActgaaattatatattttaaataattttaaatgattaaaaaaaaatgtattaaaggtGCGAAATAGCTTGGATTCACCCGAGGAAAAGACAATCGAGCGCAGAGCAATGTTAcggattaataataataatacttttaatTTGTATCGAACCTTTTAGAAACAGAGTTTATAAAAAATCAAGGGAAATAACAATCAGAAGGATGCAACGTGACATGGAGGCCAGACAAACACGTTTATGTCGGAAACAAGGTCACTTTAAagaataaacatgaaaacatataaAAGGTGGAAAATAAACAGCACATGAAGGCAGGTGTATAACAATGTTACATGTCTCGGAGCACCGGGTTAGTTTCATACTTCATTTAAATCTTAACATCTgattttgtttgagtttgttcaTCGATGATTCTGCACTCGGCTCGTCGTGTCTGAGGAGGCGTCCATCGCAGTCGGTTGACGGCTCAGAGAAAAGATCCCGAACTCATCGATGCGTTAGAGGCTTTCTTCCATCGAACACTCATCTGCGGCTGGTTCACTCCTCCAGACTCTGAGCCATGGAGCTGTCTGAGCTGCTGTACAACAAAGCGGAGTACATCGAGACGGTAACACGCCTGATATGCACTGtttgttagctagctagctggcTAGCTAGCCGCTAGCTGTTTGGCTAGCTGCAGCTGAGCAGGGCGTGTTGGATTCACTGAAACGTTCATTGTTGCTCagatgagacaggaaataaaaaaaaaaaaacagaaacaaatatgaAAGACAAATGTTAACCGACGTTTCTGTCTCATTTCAGGCTTCTGGGAACAAAGTGAGCAGACAGTCGGTGCTGTGCGGGAGTCAGAACATCGTCCTCAATGGCAAAGTAAGGGATGAAGGAAATACACACGGCTGCCATTGATTTATAGCAACAGTCACAATACAGCTCATTTCACGGCACCTTGAAATGACAACACAGCTTATAAACACACAATAATACAATAGAATTAAAATCAGTGGGTGAAGCCAGatgatagagacacagacaagatcaaatgtatttttgatttGAGATTTGAACAATCGAATTGTGCTGGattacagttttctttttatgcAAATATGATGTTCTGATGTTTGATATAGCtggtttcatgtgtgtgtgtgtgtgtgtcctccagacCATTGTCATGAACGACTGCATCATCAGAGGAGACCTGGCTAACGTCAGGGTGGGCAGACACTGCGTGGTGAAGAGTCGGAGTGTTATCCGACCACCTTTCAAAAAGTTCAGCAAAGGGTAAAGCACCTTCCTCTTAACGTCAAACCTTCCAAACATCCTGACTAGAACTGAGCCCCATTGAGAATATCTGATTGTATTGTCTATATGATTCAAACCTCAATCATCTTTTGTGTATTAGTGATATCGCTTGGTTGCAGTATTTGACCAAGGGCTAGGTGATATGAAGTACTCACTAAgcgtgtattattattaattatccGAAAATAAAAGCCGGTCCACTGCATGCAACCAATGCAAATATAGTTAAATGTTATGCAGAAGCTTTCAGACCTGAAAGAGACTTAAACGATCTGTAAAAATATGACTACAGCTGAGTCCCAAAGCATGTTGACCTGTAAATCTCAATGCAGACAcgttttaatgcttttttttggTCAGATTTTTCATCTTGAGTTTCAATGTGTAACTATATTGCAGATATACTAACCAGTGGGCTGTTTGTGTACATATTGTGTGTTGAATTTCTGATCGCTTAAACTCCTCTGCCCTCTCCGTTTCCTTTCAGAGTGGCGTTCTTCCCGCTACACATTGGAGACCACGTCTTCATTGAGGAGGACTGCGTGGTCAACGCAGCACAGATCGGTTCCTACGTCCACATTGGGAAGAACTGTGTCATAGTGAGTggaatagaaacagaaataaaaccaagaCAGAAAATAGAGACTGTGTTGAGAGCCAATGAGAGAAGACATAA is from Paralichthys olivaceus isolate ysfri-2021 chromosome 5, ASM2471397v2, whole genome shotgun sequence and encodes:
- the ndufab1b gene encoding NADH:ubiquinone oxidoreductase subunit AB1b — encoded protein: MRTAEPLTLFLPRVARRELQSPLSVMAARVLTQCVRSLARPSLRLCSGSPAVRAAVAPAAALHRPVSFAAGSRRTRWLGQSPVSSVGVLCRQYGDMPPLTIETIKDRVMYVLKLYDKINPERLMTSSHFMKDLGLDSLDQVEIIMAMEDEFGFEIPDAEAEKLMTPEEIVQYIADKKDVYE
- the dctn5 gene encoding dynactin subunit 5, whose protein sequence is MELSELLYNKAEYIETASGNKVSRQSVLCGSQNIVLNGKTIVMNDCIIRGDLANVRVGRHCVVKSRSVIRPPFKKFSKGVAFFPLHIGDHVFIEEDCVVNAAQIGSYVHIGKNCVIGRRCVLKDCCKILDNTVLPPETVVPPFTVFSGCPGLFSGELPECTQDLMIDVTKSYYQKFLPLSQI